One region of Primulina tabacum isolate GXHZ01 chromosome 1, ASM2559414v2, whole genome shotgun sequence genomic DNA includes:
- the LOC142546807 gene encoding pentatricopeptide repeat-containing protein At1g80150, mitochondrial, whose product MLSLRLVRRFSVVPHYISTCPGAFSVDKTSSFRSCGRKPVEVDEPALVRLKNERDPEKLFNLFKANACNRVVVENRFAFEDTVCRLAGAGRFDYIENLLEHQKTLPQGRREGFILRIIMLYGRAGMTKHAVNTFYDMHLYGCKRTVKSFNAALKVLARSRDLVAIESFLSDVPFRFGIKLDVCSINIVVKAFCEMGILEKAYLVLVEMGNVGITADVITYTTLIAAFYEASRPEIANGLWNLMLRKGCLPNVATFNVRVQFLVNKGRAWDANKLLAFMRHHKKFPDEVTYNLVIKGFFNAGYLEMAMRVYSAFHNDGHKPNQKIYQTMIHYLCKAGEFNVANTMCKDSMQRNWYPSVHTINNLLEGLQKDGGFDKLEKAKYILSMALKKVPPYSAAQVKIMKSILSRN is encoded by the coding sequence ATGCTCTCTCTGCGATTGGTTCGCAGATTTAGTGTTGTGCCACATTACATATCCACCTGCCCCGGTGCATTTTCAGTTGACAAGACTAGTTCTTTTCGGAGTTGCGGACGAAAACCTGTTGAAGTAGACGAGCCGGCACTTGTTAGGTTAAAGAACGAAAGGGACCCCGAAAAGTTGTTTAATTTGTTTAAGGCCAACGCCTGCAATCGTGTTGTTGTTGAGAACCGGTTCGCATTTGAGGACACGGTTTGTAGGTTAGCTGGGGCGGGCAGGTTTGATTACATTGAGAATCTTCTTGAGCATCAGAAGACTCTGCCACAGGGCCGAAGAGAAGGGTTCATTCTTAGGATAATAATGTTGTATGGGAGGGCTGGAATGACTAAACATGCTGTCAATACATTTTATGATATGCATTTATACGGCTGTAAGAGGACAGTGAAATCATTTAATGCAGCTCTGAAGGTGTTGGCTCGGTCACGTGATTTGGTGGCGATTGAGTCGTTCCTTAGTGATGTTCCATTTAGATTTGGGATAAAGCTAGATGTGTGTTCTATTAATATTGTTGTTAAAGCATTCTGTGAAATGGGTATACTGGAGAAGGCTTATTTAGTCCTGGTAGAGATGGGAAATGTGGGGATTACTGCCGACGTGATCACATATACAACCCTCATAGCAGCCTTTTATGAAGCTAGCCGTCCTGAAATTGCAAATGGATTGTGGAATCTTATGTTACGCAAAGGATGTTTGCCGAATGTAGCAACCTTCAATGTCCGGGTTCAGTTCTTGGTGAACAAGGGGCGTGCCTGGGATGCCAACAAGCTGTTGGCATTCATGCGACACCATAAGAAATTTCCTGACGAAGTTACGTATAATTTGGTTATTAAAGGTTTTTTCAATGCGGGATATCTTGAAATGGCGATGAGAGTTTATTCTGCTTTCCACAATGATGGCCACAAGCCAAATCAAAAAATTTATCAAACCATGATCCATTATCTTTGTAAAGCGGGAGAATTTAATGTGGCAAACACCATGTGTAAAGATAGTATGCAAAGGAACTGGTATCCTAGTGTTCATACCATAAACAATCTGCTTGAAGGCCTTCAAAAAGATGGAGGATTTGACAAACTTGAAAAGGCTAAATATATTTTAAGTATGGCTCTGAAAAAGGTGCCTCCCTATTCTGCTGCTCAGGTTAAAATCATGAAATCTATATTATCGAGAAATTAA